The Gadus macrocephalus chromosome 12, ASM3116895v1 genome segment aagaaggaagattctatgCATGCGCTCAgtcatggcggtgttgtgtgatattgtatcacagcaccaccatgCATACaaaatcgaattccacacacttttgcgtcaccgtatgcatgcagatttcctcccgaaaacgcttgtctaaacgcggaataaaaagtgaagacgcgtagccacttttgcgtcttctgttcaggccgtcatcgtgtaaacgtagcctaaatGTCACCCTCATATAATcatctgttctcctctctcctccccctctccctctctccctctccctccctccctctccccctctctctccctctccctctccctccctccctctccccctccctccctccccctctctccctccctctctccctccctccccctctctcctccccctctccccctctctcctccccctctctccctccctccccctctctccccctctctcctccccctctcctccccctctccccctctctcctccccctctctccctccctccccctctctccccctctctcctccctccctccccctccctccagaacCTGTCCTTCAGCGACAGTCTGCGGGGTCCGGGGCCCAGGGCCTCGGCCTCGTCGCCTCTCTCCTACCAgcactccctcctctccagctcctccctgcAGCGGTCGCCCCAgccgcccctccccctgctgggcCACGCCCCCGCGGCGCAGACCCCCCCGGCGCTGGAGCCCCGCCTCCGGCCCCCCCAGACCCACGGGCCGGCGCCGCCCAGCCCGCCGAGGGACGCCCCGGCCGCGGCCCCCGCCCCTTCGTCCCGCTGCGCTGTCCAAGGTGCCCCTAGCCTCCAGCTGAGTGTGGTAGAGAGTAGCACCCCCCCGCCGCAGACCCCCCACAAcggcggccagcaggggggccggaggggggcggggccgggggggcgggcgggcgggggagggggggtgtcgGTGCGCAGCATGGGCGTCCTCACGCCCGCCGCCTTCCAGGCGGAGATGATGCGCtcggcgccggcggcggcggcggcggcgctccCGCCGCTGCGCGTCAGCGAGGAGTTCATCGACGACGACCCCGCCGAGATCTCGTTCTACGGCGGCGCCGCGCTCCAGGCCTACGCCCTCGAGGGCCCCCTGGGGGCCCCCCcccacgacgacgacgacgacagcgTCGATCGCTACGGTTACGGCGAGGAGGCGGGCCCCCACGGGGACGACCCCGGCGCGGCGTACAGCCTGGACGACCTCAGCGTGGGGGGCGGGCGCTACGGCGACGGGGGGCTGGGGCGCTCGGAGACGAGCTCGCTGGTCAACAACCGCTCGGAGTGCAGCTCGCTGGACCACCTGGGGGGGCTGAGctcggcgggggagggggggtacggCGGCGCGGGGGGCTACGGCGGGtacggcggcgggggcggggggggggacgccgcCTCGCTGCGGCTGCCCGGCTCGGAGAACCCGTCGGGGGCCAGCTCGCTGGTCAACTTCCCGGCGTACTCGGAGCGCTCGGAGACGGGCTCGGCGGTCCAGTTCAGCGACCTGctggagcagctggagcagctgagctacccccccaccgccaccgacgagcccccctcctcctcctccgactcgGACGGCTCGGACTGGGGCTCGGACGGCGGTCTGCCCCCTGAGCAGAGCCTGTTCTACAGCAACCCGCTGACCGGCGCCGGCGGCATCGACAGCTTCCTGCTGCAGTGCCACAGCCTGCAGGCCCTGGCGCTCGCCGAGCCCCCGGGCCCCGCGCCCCTGAAGATGTAGCTCACAGGGGGCCCCTGGAGATGTAGCTCACAGGGGGCCCCTGGAGATGTAGCTCACAGGGGGCCCCTGGAGATGTAGCTCACAGGGGGCCCCCTGGAGATGTAGCTCACAGGGGGCCCCTGGAGATGTAGCTCACAGGGGGCCCCTGGAGGTGTAGCTCACAGAGGGCCCCTGGAGATGTAGCTCACAGGGGGCCCCTGGAGATGTAGCTCACAGGGGGCCCCTGGAGATGTAGCTCACAGGGGGCCCTCcagccccccgtccccgtcccccctgtCAGCTGAGATGTAACTCAAGTCCAGCTGACTTAAAGGCCAAATCATACTCCTCGCGTCGCTACGGTCGCTCCGCCCTTAGCACACAGAGGCCGTTGCCGTGGGTTACCCGAGTTCCTCCGTCACCCCTTCATCTCGCCCGCTGCGTCGTCTGGTTCCTTTAGGGTCGGGTGGTATGGAGGTTCATGATGTTCATTGGTACGCCACGTCACTTTCACATTTAAATAATCACCTGATGTAGAACTTGGTGACTAACGTTTGGCAGACTGCACCAAAAGTATTGATGTTCAAGAAGGTTGTTGGTCAGCTGACCTCGGGGGCCATCAGAagcacggtggtggtggtggtggtggtggtggtggtggtggtggtagtactGGTGATGTTGGGTGTGGAACACTTGAATCGTGATGGTTTGAGGGGTGTTCTAGATTGTCCGGTCGTCACCGTTGCATAGTGTTGTGTTCGTCTGAGGTTTCCCGTGTGTGTGATGGGACTTCGGGATCTGTTGAACTTTGGGCGCGTCTCTCGCTCTTCGTCGTACGTACTGTGACTGAGCTACAGACCTCGGGTGTCAGAAGCTCCAGCGGCCTTTAGGATCAGATGATGAGGattcatggtggtggtggaggatgttGTGATGTTCCACAACGTTTCAACACGAGGTATATCCATCTCAAGCCTTTTTGAGTCAAATTTAGATGTTGGTCCTTGTTCTTTTTATATCACGGTAAACCACTTAATCCCGACTCTAGGGACAGTTTTGTTTACGTCTCAGatgcctctcgctctctgaaTGCAGTACTTTGTTGAGTCTGGTACTGTATTTCTGAAGGATTTCATGTCCAGTGTTTCCCAGTATGGTCGGGAGAGGTTTGAGGAGGTGTTGGTGGGTCTGGTCGCCCTAGCAACCCAAACACATGCAAGATGATTGTGAGCTTTGTCTTGTGGAAGACACCCATGTCCCATATTTTAGAAAAACAAtacgtatatattttttacatagaCATTTGAGTTTATTATCTGGTAAAGTGTAGCTGACGTCTTTAGTGCTTTTTACACTATAATAGAACGTCTAAAAATATGATCTCTAATGCAAAGTATTTCCCATCTCCCCACTTGTGGTGTAGTATTTGATATATCtagaagtagtagtactagtgtcTATGATTATAACTGTTTCTGTAAGTATTGTGGCTCCTCTGGGCTCACGAAAGAAGAGTCGTTGTCGTTATGTGGTCTTCAGCTCGCCTCTAAATAAAGTTTGAACAGCACAGAATTTAGGAGGAAAACGGCCCACTTGTGTTTTAGCGACACCTGCTGGCCGATTCCATATTATCAGCTGTTCCGCCGTCATAAGCAGAATCACAAGCCGTAGTCTTATAAGGACGCACGTTTTAACCACCTTGTGTGATGTGGATTAGCCACATTACAAGCTAGTTAACAACACTGTAGTGACATCAGAAATGGGTGATTGACAGATCAGATTGTAATAAACCCAGTGAATTGACAGGCTGATCTGTCCATCGTAAATCTGGGTGGACCTTCCCCGCTGTGAGGTCACTATATAAAGGTGCATTTTGAAAGGGCTTGTAGTGACCAATCAGCTTCCCTGCTGGTGTTTAAACGTTCTTTAATGACTGCCTCTGGACCTAAACAGAACCACTCGAAGCAGTCTGGAGCCGAATGTACCAAACAAGCCCATGAGTTCGCCCCTTATCCACACAACCCTCTGAATGTATGGCCCTGGACGCCTGAAGTATTGCCTTCGGTCAGGACCGACGGTGTTTTAACCACAGCTACCTACATGTTGACCTTTAGCGTAGGAGCTAGGATAACGTTTCAGCGGCCTAGTTTAGAAACGGACCAACCTGAAATTGGAGGCCTTTAACATGGACAGCCACAGTGTTCTTAATCCAAATGTATatcaaatgtataaatatacatatccAAACTAATGCCGGAGTGCCTACCCGCGTGGATCCGTCGACGTGGTCTGCCTTCCCGAAATCCATTTCTATAATTCCGAGCGACGTTTTCTGCCTGGTTCCCTTCGCTCCGTAACCAAGGGTGACCCTGGGCTCTTAACCCCGCGCTGTGTTCTCAGGCTCCTGATTGGCCGGCGTGAGGTGACCGCCGAAGCGCCCGGCCTCACAGCGCGTCGTCTTCCCTGTCGCCACGTGCCGCCATCTTAAGACGCTCGCCCGCGTCGTTTCTCTGAGCGTCGCATGCGGGCGATGATCAGCTTATTGATCAGGGCTCGGTGGTCATCTGAAGGAGGGCACGGTACCGATACCCCTTATCAATCACGTTTAGCATCTCCCGTCCCTGAAAActtcctgtgtgtttgcgtacaaACAGCACTTAAGATTTACACGCGTCTTTAAACCACGAGATGGGTCTAAAGAGGCCTAACCAGGGTGTATTATATGGCTTTTGTTTCTGGGTAggcttgtgtttttattttagtttttttaagtCCTCTTAATACTTAACACCGACTCACACTTAACTCATGCTGGTGACCATACTTAACCCCAGTGGCACTCAGTCAGTCTGTGTTCCTACTAACCAACACATCTCTGTACTTACTGTTTGTATGTTTTACTATCAAAATAAAGGAATCACTTTTTGGTACCTTTTGGGTCCGACTTaaaattatttttttggaaGAGACCATAAATCACAGCCAGGGAATCATGAGATAATCACTGCATATTTCAAGTAAATTCAATAAATCCAGAGAAGGTGTCGCTTAAAAACTTTCAGGGTGCATAATAAAGTTATTCAAATTGACCATCTCTCCCTACTTGAACTCTTCTATTCTTCAGAACTCTTTAAGTATTTGAACATATAACCACATAACAACAACATAACTCGCTCATAACATGGTGCCAGTGTTACCGCTAACCTCAACATTGTCTCATAACGTTAACAGAAGTCAGGCTGAATATAAGTGGACCAATATTTCATACATAAGTAACGGAAACTATTCCTTCTTTTAAAGAACATCTGGTAAGCGTTTAAGGTATTTCTACATCCAGTCCTAATTCCTTTCCTGGATGTTTGGACGGCCATTTTGATGTTTTGAAGCAGACtatggcctcctcctcctccttcagatGGTGAGGAAGAGCAGCTCCTCATGATCTCCTAAAGGAGAGGAGCTCCTCGTtccagaggagagggagaggggggtcgGCCATCTTGTTATATCATTAGACATTTCCTCTTCTGTTCCAAACCGGAGACCTCAGTGTTGTGGGCTGAggggatagagggggggggggggggggggggggggggtgtgtggtgtgtgtgtgtgtgtgtgtgtgtgtgtgtgtgtgtgtgtgtgtgtgtgtgtgtgtgtgtgtgtgtgtgtgtgtgtgtgtgtgtgtgtgtgtgtgtgtgtgtgtgtgtgtgtgtgtgtgtgtttttaagcaGGCCCTGTGCCAagtctcccccccttccccatgtGTCATCCTCCTGGGCCACTTAGCAACGCAGAGTAAACAAACCCTCCATGCTAGCCGGCTGCATTCCTCGTCCTCTGAATTATTTCCGGGTCACCGCGTGACtccattcctctcctccccccctcccctctcctttcctttccctctctcctctctcctctcccctctcttctcccctctccctctccctctctctctcctctcctctccctcccctcctctcctcttcctcccctcctaaacctctctctccccttctcctatcctctctcccctctccctctcttctcctcctctcccctcctaaccctcctcctccccttctcctctctctcctctccctcctctcctcatctcccctctccctctcttagctcgctcttctcctctccctcctctcctcctcccctcctaaccctctctctccccttcttctctctgtcctctcctcctctcccctctccctctcttctcttccctcccctctccctctctcctcccccctctcctctccatcagaGTGGTCACTCACTCCAGCTGTTGATCGCCTCTGGCGGTTGTCTCTCTGGTGTTCCGTCTCGTTTGTCTGGAGCGGAGAACTTGTAGATGTTTTGGAAGCAGGCGCTTCTTATCTGCTGGGAGTGTTGCTTCCTCTAGGGGCAGGCTCTCCTTCTGGGAGAGCGTTGACTGGAAACAGAGGAGGTCAATGTGGGACCCATTACCTGCGTTGGTCTGCGGCCACGTCTCTGCTTTCTTATCTGATCCATGTGTGggagggaggaaaaaaaaagtgtgtcaaACAATGTAGGAGAAAGTTGAACGAAGAAGAGGAGCGTTGTATAAGAGGAGAATTCTAAAACAACTCCGGCGTCTTTTGAAGCTCTGTGccgtgttttcgtgtgtgtcgtTGGTGTGTACTGGTTCATATCACCGGGGACTGTGGTTAACTGGGCTTGCTACAGTGGTTTGGGGACACAATGTTGGTCGGTTCTACACCAAACTGGTTTACAGACAAGGTTTACAGACAAAGTCTTTGATCCTCCAGTCGACGTGTTGACAATGAAATAATCACCATAAATGGTCTCTAAATTATCTACTTCCTCCTCATGGTTAAATAATAGATCTAGTCCTCGGAACATTTATTATGTGTTAATTAATCGATGTAGTGTTTTGCTTGGGGTTGTTAATCCGTCTGCTCTGTGCGTTCTCTTCAGGCACGGCGGTGGACAGCCCCCAGCTGTCGCCCTTCAGCTCCAAGGACCCCCTATGCCCCGCCTCCCGTCCTTCCAGATGTCCACGCTCAGCCTCCCGGGCCacgcctccccgcccccccacggCCCCGCCTCCCAGGTGGGCCCACGGctagatgaggatgaggaggggaggaggaaggtacTGCCCTggagcctgccccccccccccccccatccgaccccaccctgaccccctcGCCCCACCAACACCTCCCCACCCTGCCCTGTCCTCACTGCCTCCTCGACCCCCTCCATCAGGGCTGCACCAACCTCACCTCATCTCACCCCCTTGATCCCCCCACCACCTTGACCCTAGATcattgtgcccccccccccccctcacactgAGTTCACCGGCtctactttgtatttattttattttacccgCTTTATTTTCATTCTGGGTTCTGGTGAGAATGCGGTTAAACTCAAGAGGTTTGGACTGGTGTTGtgaacccccctccctccctcccccctccctccccccctccctcccccctgagcAGTGCTCTGGAGCCACAAGACGCCCGGTGGGAGACACACAGGAAATTAAAGTTCAGCTCTGGTGTTATCGTTCATGCAGCGTATCTCACATCCCCCGCCTTGGTTTACATTGGAGGCTGCGTGAATACCAATCttattctcttcctctctctcactctcctcctctctccctctcctcctctctccctctcttaactccccctctcttcctctctctccctccccctctcctcctctcccctctcccctctcctctctcctctccttctctctccctctccatctccctctcctcctctctccatctctccctctcctcctctgtccctctcctcctctcccctctctccatctccccctctcctcctctcctctctcctctctccctctctccctctcaatctcctcctcttctctctctctctggctctggctctctctctctctctctctctctctcgctctcgctctcgctcctctctctctctcgctctctctctctctcccccctctttatccctctccctccccctctctcctctcctctctccccctctcagcgGTACCCAGCTGATAAAGCGTATTTCATCGCCAAGGAGATCCTGACGACGGAGCGGacgtacctgaaggacctggagGTCATCACCGTGGTGAGGGGGGGCTTTTCCTTCTATTATGGGATGGCAttctccaccctccctcacaGTTCATTTCAAGAGCTTTATTGACATTGCCCAAACCACGAACAGTCCGAAAacttaaccctcaccctactgAAACATTTCACTCTAGCATGACTATTATTCTATATTAGTATATTATCCATTAGTATCAGTCTTTATAATCATCATAACGTTAAACTCCAAGTTTTGAGAGGTCTactataattgtgtgtgtgtgtgtgtgtgtgtgtgtgtgtgtgtgtgtgtgtgtgtgtgtgtgtgtgtgtgtgtgtgtgtgtgtgtgtgtgtgtgtgtgtgtgtgtgtgtgtgtgtgtgtgtgtgtgtggccccccAGTGGTTCCGCAGCGCGGTCATCAAGGAGAACGCCATGCCCGAGGGCCTCATGACGCTGCTGTTCTCCAACATCGACCCCATCTACGAGTTCCACCGCGGCTTCCTGAAGGAGCTGGACCAGAGGCTGGCCCTATGGTGGGTACCACTGACCCCTCACTCCCCCTAGGTTTACTGGTTGAGGTCAGCTGACCTGGCCCCAGTCTGGCTCTATGGTCGGTAACACAGACCCAGCTCACCATGCAACCTGTTCATCCCTGGTTTTGGGTCAGCTGACCCCAGGGCCAGCCCGTGCGTTGGTACGATGAGTCCTCCCGTTACGTGAACCCAGCGTTCAGTGCACCGTGATGTTTATCAGCAGCGTTAACGTGTCACATGACCGTCCTCAGGGAGGGGCGCTCCAACGCCCACGTGAAGGGCGACTACCAGAGGATCGGGGACGTCATGCTGAAGAACATGACCGCGCTCAAGGTgagccctctgattggtccacgCAGACCGCACTCAAGGTGAGACTCTGATTGGTCCACGCAGACCGCACTCAAGGTGAGACTCTGATTGGTCCACACAGACCGCCCTCAAGGTgagccctctgattggtccccACGGTGACCGCCCTCAAGGTgagctctctgattggtcccCACGGTGACCGCCCTCAAGGTGAGCTCTGATTGGTCCCCACGGTGACCGCCCTCAAGGTTtgccctctgattggtccacacGATGTGTGACGTCATTCTGAGGAGCATGACCTGATAAGGTCACATGCAAAGTGGGACGGCGACCAATGGCGTGAGTCTGTAGCTGACCATGTGACCTCCCGTGGGCCTGcagacctcctccaccagctggtCCACCTTTAACCAGACCTCCTCCCCCTACTGGTCCACCTTTAACCAGACCTCCTCCCCCTACTGGTCCACCTTTAACCAGACCTCCTCCACCCGCTGGTCCACCTTTAACCAGACCTCCTCCACCCGCTGGTCCACCTTTAACCAGACCTCCACCCGCTGGTCCCCCCTAACCCGGCGCCCTCTGACCCCCAGGAGTTCACGGGCTACCTGCAGAAGCACGACGAGGTGCTGACGGAGCTGGAGAAGGCGTCGAAGCGCGTGAAGAAGCTGGAGACGGTGTACAAGGAGTTCGAGCTGCAGAAGGTGTGCTACCTGCCGCTCAACACCTTCCTGCTGAAGCCCATCCAGAGGCTCATGCACTTCAAGCTCATCCTGGAGCGGCTGAGCAGACACTACCCCCAGGACCACCCGGACCACCACGACTGCAGCGGtgaggacacacgcacacagacacacactgacacacacagacacacacatagagacacacacaccgagacacactgacagacacacacacagacacacagagacaaacactaCCCCCAGGACCACCCGGACCACCACGACTGCAGCggtgaggagagacacacacacagacacacacacacagacacagacacacacacacacacacacacacacacacacacacacacacacacacacacacacacacacacacacacacacacacacacacacacacacacacacacacacacacacacacacacagagacacacacacacagacactaccCCCAGGACCACCCGGACCACCACGACTGCAGCGgtgaggacagacacacacacacacagacacacacatagagacacacacacagacgcacacatagagacacacacatagagacacaaacagatacacacagagacatagacCCTACCCCACGAGCAACCGTTCCCCAGGACTGCAGCGCTGaggacaaagagacacacacacagacacacacacagacacacacacagacacgcacacagacacgcacacagacacacagacacacacacacagagacaaacacacgagacacaaacacagacaaacaaacagatacacacagagacacacacaccgacacacacacacagacacagagacacaaacagacacacacacacagacacacacagacacacaaacagacacacacacagagacacagccaCTGAAGCCCACAACACATTCCATTCCCATTGCCTCCGTCCTGATTGGTTCTCATCGACCAATCTGGGGCTCGGACTAACGGTTCTGTCACCCCATTGGCTGCAGAGGCGCTGAAGGAGGTGGCGCAGATCGCGGCGCAGCTCCAGAGCAGCCTGATCCGTCTGGAGAACTTCCAGAAGCTGACGGAGCTCCAGAGAGacctggtgggggtggagaACCTCACCTCCCCTGGCCGGGTGAGTGCCGTGACGCCCGcccaccactagagggcgctgaGGAGCCGGAACGGAGACGTTCCTCTGTTTATTCACTGATTCATAACGAGATAATACATTCATGTGAAgtcgtgtgtgtttccttcactGCCAACTCCATGTCTGCATCCAACTCGATGAGCATGAATTCCGTCATCGATTCACACTAATTACTATTTACTATTCtagtacttagcatggtgttgcgtcttatcctagctatcttgatATACGGGAATGGgctaacctaacaattgttagtgcttggttcttgtttctatgaacattcttactgcactgacagcgatatattgttggtCTCTTTCTTCAGACAAATATACTTACTGAAAGTCCCTTTGGCTAAAAGCGTCctaaatgtaaacacacaatgctaagtacgaTTTTTTCACAACTACGGCTGTGAGTTGAACTCCTTCGTCCGGCCCTCTGTGTGATCAAGCCGCTCTAACGGGTGGTGTTTGTTCGTCTGCTCCTGCAGGAGTTCATCCGGGAGGGCTGTCTGTACAAGCTGACCAAGAAGGGGCTCCAGCAGCGCATGTTCTTCCTGGTGCGTGGAGAAGCGCCTCCTCCGTCCGCACGTCTGACTGATGAGAAGCTTCTCCCCGTGAGGTGACCCTGagctgttcctctctctcctcagttcTCAGACATGCTCCTCTACAGCAGCAAGGGCGTCACCGCCACCAACCAGTTCAAAGTGCACGGACAGCTGCCTCTGCACGGCATGATCGTGAGTGAAGAACGTTCTCCTCTGACCCTCTCTGAAACAGGACCTCAAATATGTTTAATCAAACACACTTGACCATCTCTTCATTTATGCCTCGAAGCCTGAACTTGATGTTCTCGAAACAATCTTGCACTACTTTACTGAGGGGTGGAGAACTTCAATTATAGTTCAGTTGTTTTTGCCTGTTGTCTGAAagctaataaaaataaaaaaaagttactATTTTGACCCCGGTGTGGTATTGCTGCAAAATTGGCTAAATCCATTTGTGTGTTACCTTTCAGCGAAGTAGAATAGTGACATGGGGCGACAACCAATGATTAACCACAGGAAGAACATGTGTCCAACCTGTGTTTGAACACATTGATGTGGGTTAATATAGGTAGCAGCTAGCGCAGTGAGCAGCCAGAACAGGTAGTGGCTAGCACAGCTAGTGGCTATCACAGGTAGAGGcatgctaggctaggctatgctaacatagcatgtgtgtgttttactccCGGACGCAGATCATTGTGCTGGATGCACCGgtaagacacacccacacacgtctatacacacaccttaacacacgcacacgcctaaCAGGTATCTCAAGAATGATTTTCATGGAGTCAACCCTGGGGTGTACTTCAATTCATAATCAGCTTGTAAACTCTTGAGAAGAGCTGTAGGCTCTGCGGGGTGGTGAGTTATGGTATGTTCCTAAGAAGA includes the following:
- the farp2 gene encoding LOW QUALITY PROTEIN: FERM, ARHGEF and pleckstrin domain-containing protein 2 (The sequence of the model RefSeq protein was modified relative to this genomic sequence to represent the inferred CDS: deleted 2 bases in 1 codon) is translated as MGELEGSYRVIQTPGTRLGAPFNAGISTLEAGQALSANMSAAGKNYGRGLQMRVVGLDDSQEFYDMETKSLGQSLLSEVFQRGNLIENDYFGLEFQNTQMNWVWLEPIKPIVRQVRRPANTLFRLSVKFFPPDPGQIQEEYTRYLFSLQMKRDLMEARLLCTENTGALLASHLVQSEIGDYDELGDRDYLRLNTLLPYQDKVQDRVMDFHRRHLGQTPAESDFQVLEIARKLEMYGVRFHPASDREGTKINLSVAHMGLQVFQGNTRINTFNWSKIRKLSFKRKRFLIKLHPEVHGPHQDTLEFLMGSRDQCKIFWKNCVEHHSFFRLLDQPLPPTKAILFSRGSSFRYSGRTQKQLVDYVRDSGTKRTPYQRRNSKIRSSARSLAYDMPKLNLSFSDSLRGPGPRASASSPLSYQHSLLSSSSLQRSPQPPLPLLGHAPAAQTPPALEPRLRPPQTHGPAPPSPPRDAPAAAPAPSSRCAVQGAPSLQLSVVESSTPPPQTPHNGGQQGGRRGAGPGGRAGGGGGVSVRSMGVLTPAAFQAEMMRSAPAAAAAALPPLRVSEEFIDDDPAEISFYGGAALQAYALEGPLGAPPHDDDDDSVDRYGYGEEAGPHGDDPGAAYSLDDLSVGGGRYGDGGLGRSETSSLVNNRSECSSLDHLGGLSSAGEGGYGGAGGYGGYGGGGGGGDAASLRLPGSENPSGASSLVNFPAYSERSETGSAVQFSDLLEQLEQLSYPPTATDEPPSSSSDSDGSDWGSDGGLPPEQSLFYSNPLTGAGGIDSFLLQCHSLQALALAEPPGPAPLKMYSQGAPGDVAHRGPSSPPSPSPLSAEMLLIGRRTAVDSPQLSPFSSKDPLCPAPSFQMSTLSLPGHASPPPHGPASQVGPRLDEDEEGRRKRYPADKAYFIAKEILTTERTYLKDLEVITVWFRSAVIKENAMPEGLMTLLFSNIDPIYEFHRGFLKELDQRLALWEGRSNAHVKGDYQRIGDVMLKNMTALKEFTGYLQKHDEVLTELEKASKRVKKLETVYKEFELQKVCYLPLNTFLLKPIQRLMHFKLILERLSRHYPQDHPDHHDCSEALKEVAQIAAQLQSSLIRLENFQKLTELQRDLVGVENLTSPGREFIREGCLYKLTKKGLQQRMFFLFSDMLLYSSKGVTATNQFKVHGQLPLHGMIIIVLDAPVDESESEWSVPHCFTIYSAQRTVVVAASSKMEMSKWIEDLNMAINMSKSSNDKSDIFFDAGLRDRSNRSSDEVSVEQESEDEMSSSHGSLDKQAHHRANTTLHVCWHRNTSVSMSDHSLAVEGQQPHANAPASSTQGQQPHTNAPASSTSSSTQGQQPYSNAPPPPPSSLTQMYGSPSVSPELPPRYLLGQGQRPNTITHVCWYRNQNLSLTDYLRMTQNQLSGYLLRKFKNSNGWQKLWVVFTNFCLFFYKTHQDDFPLASLPLLGYTVSTPEECDGIHKEYVFKLQFKSHVYFFRAESEYTFERWMEVIRSAAGRMTLLVPRVPAELNRK